The proteins below come from a single Benincasa hispida cultivar B227 chromosome 4, ASM972705v1, whole genome shotgun sequence genomic window:
- the LOC120076392 gene encoding uncharacterized protein At4g06744-like: protein MWLKLFTVFLVLQSSFLLHGVVAQTGPPRPNPTITRIRPRPSLIPPGVKLMPRRPNNNPGPLANRARILYITQELKRNITYDPKGYTKTWVGNNYCLFKGFFCDVVPDLNITGLSSIDFSGARFGGPFLNFYRFIRNLPDIALFHANSNNFTGVINRNINKLRFLYELDLSNNKFLGGFPGYVLGANKLSFVDFRFNTYNGSVPYRLFNIDTDVLFINNNGFGGRIPQATFGNTPALYITLANNKFTGPIPPTIGRAWRTLREVLFLKNKLSGCLPFEIGYLVKATVFDANTNILTGPIPQSFGCLFSLQILNLANNQFYGPIPESLCRLPDIYNITLSNNYFTRIGPQCRKLVTAQRLHVQGNCIPGFRLQKTQAQCATFFAKPRSCPRANTFNYVPCTLPTAAQLNAAAVTSVENMVPPSPRSYAALERPHPHH, encoded by the exons atgtggcTAAAACTCTTCACCGTCTTTTTGGTTTTACAGTCGTCGTTCCTCCTGCATGGCGTCGTTGCCCAAACCGGACCACCGCGGCCGAACCCCACTATCACGAGGATTCGACCAAGGCCGTCCCTGATCCCACCGGGCGTCAAGCTAATGCCCCGGCGCCCAAATAACAACCCGGGACCTCTAGCCAACCGAGCCAGAATCCTATACATAACTCAAGAGCTAAAAAGAAACATCACCTACGACCCTAAAGGGTACACCAAAACATGGGTTGGCAACAATTACTGCCTCTTCAAAGGCTTCTTCTGCGACGTGGTTCCTGATCTTAACATCACTGGCCTATCCTCCATTGACTTCAGTGGCGCTAGATTTGGTGGCCCTTTCTTGAACTTCTATCGTTTCATTCGTAATTTGCCGGACATTGCTCTTTTTCATGCCAATTCCAACAACTTCACTGGCGTTATTAACCGCAACATCAACAAATTACGGTTCTTATACGAGTTGGATTTGAGTAACAATAAGTTCCTTGGTGGGTTCCCTGGATACGTCCTTGGAGCTAATAAATTGTCGTTTGTGGACTTCCGTTTCAATACTTATAACGGGTCGGTTCCGTATCGGTTGTTTAATATTGATACGGATGTGTTGTTCATTAACAATAATGGGTTCGGTGGAAGGATCCCGCAAGCCACCTTCGGTAACACGCCCGCGCTTTACATCACACTTGCTAACAACAAGTTTACAG GTCCAATCCCTCCAACCATCGGGCGAGCTTGGAGAACTCTTCGGGAagtattattcttaaaaaacaaACTCTCAGGTTGTTTGCCATTCGAGATAGGTTATTTGGTAAAAGCCACAGTATTCGACGCCAACACCAACATCTTAACAGGTCCAATCCCGCAATCTTTCGGCTGCTTATTTAGCCTCCAGATTCTAAACTTGGCCAACAACCAGTTCTACGGACCCATCCCAGAATCCCTCTGTAGGCTTCCAGATATCTACAACATCACTCTAAGCAACAATTACTTCACAAGAATCGGCCCACAGTGCCGAAAATTAGTCACAGCCCAAAGGCTCCACGTACAAGGCAACTGCATTCCGGGCTTCCGATTGCAAAAAACACAAGCCCAATGCGCCACGTTCTTTGCCAAGCCCAGGAGCTGCCCTCGAGCCAACACGTTCAACTATGTCCCATGTACACTTCCCACGGCGGCGCAACTCAATGCGGCTGCTGTTACTTCTGTGGAGAATATGGTTCCTCCTTCACCACGCTCCTATGCGGCGCTTGAAAGGCCTCATCCGCACCATTGA